The window GCCGGGATCCTCCACGGGAACAACGGCGAGATGCCCGCCTTCCGCTGGTGGGAGAAGGGTCCGGGCAAGGCGATCGTGACCAATCATCCGCGTGATGCAGCCGAGATCGAACGCCGGCAGTCCGACGGCCACGGCCTGCTGGCCGAGGACGGAGCCAGCCGGGCCAACATTCTCTCCGGCGACGCCCCCCACTCGCTGCTGACGATGAGCACCGTGCTCAAGTCCCGGGGCCGGATCGGCAGGGACTACGCCGCCTACTTCGCCCGACCCTACGGGGTGATCAAGACCGGCCTTCACACGGTGGCCGAGATCGCCCGGGAGCGCCGGGACAACCGTCGCCAGGAACGAACCGGGATCGAGCCGAAGATCAGCCGCTCCCGCACCTACGCGGTGATGCGGGCCTGGGCCACGGTGATCCAGCTCGACCTGCAGGTGGCGGCGGTGATCGGAGACATGCTGGCCGGCCGGCCGGCGATCTACACCACCTTTCTGGCCTACGACGAGGTCGCCCACCACTCCGGGATCGAACGGCCGGAGACCCTGGGATCGCTGCGCAAGGTCGACCGCGAGATCGACCGGATCCGCCGGATCCTGCCGGAAGCACCCCGCCCATACCACCTGGTCGTCCTGTCCGACCACGGACAGACCCAGGGGGCGACCTTCCTCCAGCGCTACGGCCTGACCCTGGAACAGCTGGTCGAGCAGGCGACCGGCATCGACGCGGAGGGTTCCGGCCCGGAAGGCGAGGCCAACCCTCGTGCCTACATCAGCGCCGGGGTCGAGGAGGCAAGCCAGGAAGAGGGCGCGGTCGGCACGGCGGCCAAGGCCGCGGCCAGACGCGACCCGAACCGGGATGACCTCGGCCTCGACCCCGCCCCGGACCAGGACGGAGAAGAGGTCCCCGAGGTTTCGGTGATGGCCTCCGGCTGCCTCGGCCTGGTCACCTTTCCGCGGGAGCCCGGACGGCTGACCCGGGAGCGGATCGACCGGATCCACCCCGATCTGATCGACACCCTGAGCCGGCATCCGGGGATCGGATTCGTGATGGTCGATTCCGAGCGCGGCGGCGTGGCGATCGGGGCCGAGGGCTGTCACTGGCTGGAGACCGGCGAGATCGAGGGAATCGACCCATTGGCCGCGTTTGGAGAAAATACCGCGGCTCATGTGCTGCGCACCCACCGCTTCGCCAACTGCCCGGACATCATGATCAACAGCACCTGGTGGCCGGATCTGGACGAGGTGGCCGCCTTCGAGGAGCTGGTCGGCTCACACGGCGGCCTGGGCGGACCGCAGTCCCACCCCTTCGTGCTGCATCCAACCGAGCTTCCCTGGCCGGATCAGCCCGTGGTCGGGGCCGAGGCGATCCACCGGATCCTCAAGGGCTGGCTGCCTCCGGTGAACCCCCGGGACGAGTCAGAGACTCCCCCGGCCTGAGCACCCGACGGTCCAGATCGGGGGCCAGTTCCGTCATCTGCCGGTCGAAGGCACGGGCGGGCGTTTCGAGCAGGCTGCCGCGAATCCGCTTCATGCCGATCGGGAAGTAGGTGCCCCAGTGGATCGGCACGGTCAAACCGGGTTTGAGCAGCGCCGCAGCCCGGGCCGCTCCGCGGGGATCCATGTGACCGGCCCCGAGCTTGTGTCCCCAACCCCAGATCGGCAGCAGCGCCAGGTCCGGCCGGGCGACCATCTCGGCCAGACCAGGGTGAAGATCGGTGTCGCCGGCGAAGTAGATCCGTTGCCGGCCGGCGATCTCGTAACCGAGTGCTTCGATCCCGGTCCCGAACGGGTAGCGACGGCCGTCATGTTCGGCGTAGACGGCGGTCACCTCGACCGGCCCGACAGCGGTCCGCTCGCCGGTCCGCAGTTCGGTCACGTTCACGAACCCGGCCCGGTTCAGCCGTGGCCCGGCCCCGGCCGGGGCGATCACCCGGGTCCAGCGTCCGAAGCGTTTCAGTGAAGGCAGGTCGAGATGGTCGAGATGCTGGTGGGAGATCAGGATCGCGTCCGGATCCCGCAGCAGATCGGGGCCGGGAGGCGGGACCTGCCGGGCCAGATGCAGCACCCGCTTCCGCAGCACCGGATCGGTCAGCAGCCGCACCCCGTCAAGTTCCAGCAGGACGGTGGCATGTCCCCCCCAGGTGACCCTGAGGTCGCGTCTGTCCCTGTTCGTCCGCGAATCGCTCACGAGCCAAGCATACGAGCGGCCCCGAACGGTTACCGGGGGCGGCGATCAGGCGGATCGTTCGTCGAAGCCTTCGTGCTCGCGGGGGCCGGATGTACCGCGGTCGGGACCGGCGCCGCTATCCGGCGCGTTGATCGGACCGGGGCCGAAGCGGGTTTCGCCCTCATCGGTGGCACCGGTGACCAGGATCGGGGACTGCCGCTTCTCGATCGTCTCCCGGGTGACCACGCACTTGGTCACGTCGTGGCGCGAGGGTAGCTCGAACTGGACGTCGAGCAGGGCCTCCTCGATGATCGATCTGAGGCCCCGGGCGCCCGTTTCGTGAGCCAGGGCCCGATCCGAGATCGCTTCAAGGGAGTCCTCGGCGAAGACCAGTTCCACCCCGTCAAACTCGAAGAATCGTTCGAACTGACGGGTCAGGGCGTGGCGCGGCTCGGTCAGGATCCGCACCAGGTCGGCCCGGTCCAGCTGGTGGAGCGCCGCCACCACCGGCAGCCGGCCGATGAACTCGGGGATCAGGCCGAACTCGATCAGGTCCTCCGTGATCACCCGTTCAAACAGCTCTCCCGGATCGTCATGAGCAGAGTCACCGACTGCCTGTCCGAAACCGATGCCCTTGTGGCTGACCCGCCGCTCGATCACCTTCTCGAGCTCCGAGAAGGAGCCGCCGCAGATGAAGAGGATGTTGCTGGTGTCGATCGAGAGGAACTCCTGGTGCGGATGCTTGCGGCCGCCCTGGGGCGGGACCGCGGCGACCGTGCCCTCGAGGATCTTGAGCAGAGCCTGCTGGACTCCCTCCCCCGAGACGTCGCGGGTCAGCGACGGATTCTCGGCCTTGCGGGTGATCTTGTCGATCTCGTCGATGTAGATGATCCCGGTCTCGGCTCGTTTCAGGTCGAAGTCGGCGGCCTGGATCAGTTTCAACAGGATGTTCTCGACGTCCTCGCCGACGTATCCGGCCTCGGTCAGTGCGGTCGCGTCGGCGATCGCGAACGGAACGTTGAGGATCCGGGCCAGGGTCTGGGCCAGCAGGGTCTTGCCGCAGCCGGTCGGTCCGAGCAGCAGGATGTTCGACTTCTGGAGCTCGACCTCCGGTTCCTCGGTCTCGGCGATCCGGACCCGCTTGTAGTGGTTGTAGACCGCGACCGCGAGCGCCCGCTTGGCGGCCTCCTGGCCGACCACGTACTCGTCGAGGGTCGCGTTGATCTCCTTCGGCCTCGGCAGGCGCTCCAGGCCGGTGCCGGGCGAGCCCCCGGACGGGACGATCGCCTCCTCGTCGATGATCTCGTTGCAGAGGTCGATGCACTCGTCACAGATGTAGACCCCGGGGCCTGCGATCAGCTTCTTCACCTGCCGCTGGGACTTGCCGCAGAAGCTGCAGAGAAGCTGTTCGTTCGTGTCGCCTTGACGTGCCAGCGGATTACCCCCGGATTCGTGAGTGGGCTCGTCCTGCCTCACTCTAGGTCACGGATCACGCCGATGGGTGGATTCAACCGCGGCAGGATCCCTTGGCCCAGATACGACGGGAACGGGTCGCGACCTTCTCCGGCAAGCGAACTTGCCGTCCGGGATAGGGTCGGAACATGGAAATCGAGATTCGCCCGGTGACCGGGGACGAGTTTGAGGCGATCATCCCGCTGATCGTTGCCTACATGGAGTTTTACGAGGTAACCGGGATCGGCGAAGACCGGATCAGGGAGTACTTCGGACCGTTTGCGGGGGACCGGGACGACGCCTGGCTCCATGCCGCCTGGGACGGAGCGGATCCAGTCGGCTTCGCCTGCTACTACCGGGTCAGGAACTCACTGGCCGCGGCCGACACCTTGCTGCTCCATGATCTGTACGTGAAGGAGGACGTCCGTGGCGGCGGGGTGGGTCGCCGCCTGATCGAGACCGGCATCGGGATTGCCCGCAGCTTCGGTGCCCCCCAACTCGAGTGGTCGACCGCCCCAGACAACCAGGTCGCCCAGCGCCTCTACGACTCGACCGGGGCCGAGAAGTCCACCTGGCTCACCTACGAACTGAAGGTCGAGTAGCTCCCCCCGGCCGGGACTTCGCCGGGAACGGACTGAAGCCCGGGAATCCCGCTTCTTCGCGGGTTTCCCGGGCTTCGGTGGGTTACCAAAAGGTGATGCTTTGCCCGCCGGTGCGGGCCGGGGTCAGACTGCCGGGGGGGCGTCGACGGGAGGAACGTCGACCGGGGCAGCCGCCCCTTCCTTGATCTCCCGGAGATCGAAGTAGAGCACCGCGACGATGATCGATGCCCACGGGTAGATGATCACGGTCAGGGCGATCCCCACGATGATCCCGATGATCGGGGTGATTGCCGCCAGCAGGAAGACGGCGACGATGATCGCGACGTAGGCGATGACCAGGAGAATCCCGAGCCCGAGAATCCGCATCCGGTTGTCCCGGGTCAGGTCGGAACTGCGGGACATCGAGTCGAACACACCCTTGTCTTCCACCACCATCGCGGGTACCGTGACGATCCACATCAGGGTGAGGATGACCCCGGGGATGATCAGGAGGAAGTAGCCGATCGTGATCAGGATCGCGAGCACGATCGAGAGCAGGATCAGGGAGATGATCTTGGAGCTCACCGAGCCCAGGAGATCACCGACGGAGGCATCCACACGCCCGTCGAGGCGGGCGTCCTCGACGACCTTGACCACCGCTCCGGCAAGCCAGACACCGGCGACCATCTGAACCAGAGATCCGATGAACTGCAGGAACCCGCCGCCCTCGTTCAGCAGTCCGGTGATGATCCCGGCCGGGACCAGCAGGATGAGCGCGACGATCCAGACCGTCCCGAACGTCTTCTTCCAGAGATCGGTGGTCATCTCGAAGATTCCACCGATGTCGAGTGAACCGGATGAACCGGTCGCAGCATTCATTTTTTTCCTCCTAGGATTTCCGGGCGGGATGCCGCCCCGTTCAACCGCATTAGACACCGGCCGCCGGATACCTTCATCTGTGATCGGGCAACCGCGGCAGCGCTTTCGCCCCGACAGTTCAGGCAGGAGGACATCCCCGGGGAGCGACGCGGCACGCGGACAGGTCGCTCCCCGGACGACACTCAGGCCTGCGGCTGCTCCTGCTCGGGTCCGGCGCCTGTCTCGGGAAGGTTCCCGCCCGCCTCCGGTACCTGACCGGTGAGGATCGCGGTTTGACGCTCGATCCCTTCATTGATCCGGAACAGAACCATGGCGATCTCCAGGTAGATCCGCATCAGGATCGAGTACAGGACGAATCCCAGCGGCGCCAGGATGAGCAGCGTGAGCAGACCCATGCCGACGCTCTGAGCGAACGAACCGATCACGAAGATCAGCGCGCCGATGCCCAACAGGGCCAGCCCGATCACATAGATGACCTTGATGATGCGCGGGAACACGAAGTCGTGAAACGAGAAATCGTAGAGATCCCGAAAAAACCTGTCCATTTTGACTACCCCCTCGAGTTTGGTACCGGTACAGGTGACAACCCGATTAGACCCCCGGATCACCCCCGCTGTCAAGGGTCCCACGGGCACCATCGAAGCCTCCAGCGTCGGCTGCCGGCCCGTCCCTGACCCAGGACGACATCACCCGCCTATGCTGGGGCATGAACTCAGACCAGCCTGCCGGACCCCCAAACCCCGACCATCAGCCCGTCTCGGGGAAAGCACTACGCCGGGAAGTTCCGCGCAAGAGCCACGGCGAGTGGGAACCACAGCCCGGTCGTGACCCGATCGGGATCCTTCTGGCGCAGGAGATGGCCCGGGTGCCGGAGCTGCTGCCGATCCGGCACGGCCGGATGGCCGCCTCCCCGTTCGCCTTCTACCGGGGTGGGGCCGCGATCATGGCGGCCGATCTCGCCCCCACCCCGGCCACCGGAATCCGGGTGCAGGCCTGCGGGGACGCTCATATCTCGAACTTCGGCGGATATGCCGCCCCGGACCGGCGGCTGATCTTCGACCTGAACGACTTCGACGAGACCCTTCCCGCCGCCTGGGAGTGGGACGTCAAGCGGATGGCCGCCAGCGCGGTCATCGCCGCCCGGGAAAACGGGGCCGATCGCCAGACCGCCCGGCAGATCGCCCGGACCGGAGCCCGCCGCTACCGGGAGGTGATGCGGGAGCTTGCCGACCGGAGCTTCTGGGAGGTTTGGCACACCCGGCTCGACGTCAAGCGGATGATCAAGAGGCTCGAACGGGCCCGCGGCAAGGAGGCGGCGATCGACCTTCGCCGAGACACCGTGAAGGCAGGCCGGAAGGACAGCGACCGCGCCCTGCGGAAGCTCACCGAGACCCGTGGCGACGACCCTCGCTTCGCCAGCCGCCCGCCGCTCCTGGTGCCGGTCGAGGAGCTCGCCGGTGAGGAAGTGCTGCCGGGCCTCTGGCATCGGCTGGAAAACCTGCTCGCGATCTATCGCGAGACGCTCCCCGACGACCGCCGGTTTCTGCTCGACCACTATCGATTCGTCCACATGGCCCGCAAGGTGGTCGGGGTCGGCTCGGTCGGCACCCGGGCCTGGGTGCTCCTGCTGGTTTCCGGCAGGCGCCGGGATCCGCTGGTGCTTCAGGTGAAACAGGCCCAGGAGTCGGTCCTCGCACCCTACGCCGGAGCCTCCGCCTACCTGCGCCAGGGACAACGGGTGGTCGAGGGCCAGCGCCTCACCCAGGCGGCCAGCGACTCCCTGCTCGGCTGGCTCTGGGCCGAGGGACCGGAGGGTGTGGAGCGGGATTTCTATGTGCGCCAGCTCTGGGACGGAAAGCTCTCGTTCAACACCGACGCGATGGACGAGGGGAACCTGACCGCATACGTCTGGGCCTGCGGCGGTGCCCTGGCCCTCGCCCACGCCCGCTCCGGTGACCGGGTCGCGATCGCCGAGTACCTCGGCCGGAGCGATACCTTCGACCGGGCGATCGCCGAGTTCAGCGACCGCTATGCGGCCCGTAACCGGCTCGACTACGAGGAGTTTCTCGCCCGGATCGATTCCGGCGAGATCGAGGCCACAACCGGGGTTTAGCCTGTATCCACCGAAATCCGTGGATGCCGAGGTGTGCACGGCCAAGCCAGACGGAAATCGGTGTGCAGCTCGGGGTGAACCCCCTCGCAAACACCGATTTTCGTGTGGCGCCGTGCCGTGGGCGTTCCGGCGCCGCGCAGATCGGTGGATCCAGGTTTAGCTCCCCTGGTCAGCCGAGCCAGGATCTGAGCAACGGCCAGGGGTCCAGCAGCCTCCCGCGACTGCGGATCTCGATGTGGAGGTGGCAGGGGGTGCTCGCCGCGTTGCCCGTCTTGCCGATCGACCCGAGACGCCGACCCGCCCTCACCCGCTGGCCCTTGCGTACCCGGGCCGGTCGGCGCATGTGGGCGTAGAAGTAGGTGCGCCGTTCGGCCTCCCCCTTCAGCACCACGTAGTTGCCGTAGAGCACCGGATCGGTTCCGATCTTGAGGATGCGGCCGGAACGGACCGCTACCAGCGGGGTGCCGCAGCGCCCGGTTGCATCAAAGCCTTCGTGGGTCCGCCCCCCGGTCCTTCCGGCCCCGAACTCCCCTACCGGGCCACGGACACCGTGCCGCCCGGCGATCGGGTGGCGGTGACCGAACAGTCGAAACCTTGCGACTCGGTGGAAGGGTCCACCGACCGGACCAGCCACGGCGACGTACCGGCCGGGCGGGGCCAGCCTGCCGGATCGGGCGCGGCCGTTCCATACGAGCCGGTGCCAGCGTCCGGGGGCCGCACCCTGCGCCCCGCCGACCACGAAACGCCTGACGGTACGCCCGTTCCGGCGCCGTTTGAACCGGACCGCGACCGGGATCCGGTCACGGGCCCGGAAGCGAAAGAAGACCCGCAGCTGACGGACCGAGGCCGGAACCGACCGCTTGGGCACAACCTCGCCCCGGGTCAGACGGAAGCCGGGTCCGTCGTCTGGCGTCGAAGCCGTCGCCGTGGCAGCCGCGAAGGTCAGCACGACAAGCGCTGCGGGGACTGCACGGGTGAGGAAACGGCCGGAATCCGGTATTCGCCCAGTTCGCCGCACCGTTGGGCCGCCCGGGTTACCGGTGCTCGATAACCCGGTCGATGATGCCGTACTTGGTGGCTTCCTCGGCGCTCATGAAGTAGTCGCGCTCGGTGTCGTGGGTGATCTTTTCCAGGTCCTGGCCGGTGTGCTTGGCGAGGATCTTGTCGAGTCGACCGCGGGTGTCGATGATCTCGTTGGCGTGGATCTCGATGTCGGTCGCCTGCCCCTGGAACCCGGAGGACACCTGGTGAATCAGGATCTTCGAGTTGGGGAGCGACATCCGCTTGCCTTCGGCGCCACCGGCCAGCAGCAGCGCACCCATGCTCATCGCGATCCCGACGCAGATCGTCTGCACGTCCGGCTTGATGAACTGCATCGTGTCGTAGATCGCCAGCCCGGCGTACACCGAGCCTCCGGGGGAGTTGATGTAGAGGCTGATGTCCTTCTCCGGGTCCTCCGCATCGAGGTGAAGCAGCTGGGCCACCACCAGGTTGGCGATGTCCTCGTTCACACCGGTGCCGAGGAAGATGATGCGCTCGTTGAGGAGCCGGGAGTAGATGTCGAACGACCGCTCTCCGCGAGAGGTCTGCTCGACGACCATGGGGACAAGTGGACTCATGGGGGCGAGTCTATAGATGGGCCGGGACCGGCTCAGGCCTGGTCTTCGGTGCCGGCTTCCGCTGCCGGCAGTTCCGGCACATCGGCCTCGGGTGGCTCGATACCCCAGATCTTCTGCCTGGCATCCTCGGCCTTCATCTCGACTCCGGTGGCGGCCTCCGCGACCCGGTCGATCGCCTTGCGGACCCGGATGTCGGCGGCGATCATCTCGTCCCGGCCGTCCCGACGGAGCCGCTTGAGCAGCTTGGCGGCGGTGGTTCTCTCGTGCGATGCCATGTGCTCGAGTTCCTCCTCGAGCTCGGCGTCGGAGACCTCAATCCCCTCAGCCTCGGCGACCGCGACCAGCACCGCCTCGCGGCGGATCTCCCGCTCGGCGTCGTCCAGGGACTCGCCGATCACTTCCTCCCGGGTCTTGCCCTGGGCCTGGAGATAGGTCTCTGGATTCATGCCCTGGGCGGCCATCTGGCGTTCGACCCGATCCCAGCGTTCCTCACCGCGAGCCTTGACGATGTTCTCCGGGATCGAAACCGCCGCCCCGGTCACGACCGCATCGATCGCAGCGGTCCGGAACTCCTGGTCGATCCGGGCTTCGGCCGACTCGCCCACCTTCTCCGCGATGTCGTCCCGCAGCTCCGCCAGGCTGTCGAACTCGGATGCCTCCGCGGCGAACTCGTCGTTCAGTTCGGGCAGCTTCTTTTCCCGGACTTCCTTCACTTTCACCGTGAAGGTCGCGTCCTGCCCGGCCAGTTCGGCGGCGCCGTAATCCTCCGGGAAGGTGACCTCAACCTCAACCTCGTCACCGGCCGAGGAACCGATCAGCTGCTCCTCGAAATCGTCGATCAGCTGTCCTGATCCGATGATGATCGTGTGATCGGTGGCCGCGCCACCGTCAAACTCGATCTCGTCGACCCGGCCGACGAAATCGACCAGCAGATGGTCGTCCGCGGCCGCCGGCCGCTCGACCGGATCGAGTGAGGACATGCCTTCCATCAGCCGCTCCAG is drawn from Solirubrobacterales bacterium and contains these coding sequences:
- a CDS encoding M23 family metallopeptidase, with product MLTFAAATATASTPDDGPGFRLTRGEVVPKRSVPASVRQLRVFFRFRARDRIPVAVRFKRRRNGRTVRRFVVGGAQGAAPGRWHRLVWNGRARSGRLAPPGRYVAVAGPVGGPFHRVARFRLFGHRHPIAGRHGVRGPVGEFGAGRTGGRTHEGFDATGRCGTPLVAVRSGRILKIGTDPVLYGNYVVLKGEAERRTYFYAHMRRPARVRKGQRVRAGRRLGSIGKTGNAASTPCHLHIEIRSRGRLLDPWPLLRSWLG
- the tig gene encoding trigger factor — protein: MKTSVTELEDSRARVEVEVPADEVSVQVQRAARMLAREMRMSGFRKGKVPPSVAIQRLGYDAVFQEAIREALPGWYEKAVYASGVVPIGDPEVEVVRAPEADGETVEFKFEVGVRPVAELGEYLGVEVPRASAEVPDEVIDRELERLMEGMSSLDPVERPAAADDHLLVDFVGRVDEIEFDGGAATDHTIIIGSGQLIDDFEEQLIGSSAGDEVEVEVTFPEDYGAAELAGQDATFTVKVKEVREKKLPELNDEFAAEASEFDSLAELRDDIAEKVGESAEARIDQEFRTAAIDAVVTGAAVSIPENIVKARGEERWDRVERQMAAQGMNPETYLQAQGKTREEVIGESLDDAEREIRREAVLVAVAEAEGIEVSDAELEEELEHMASHERTTAAKLLKRLRRDGRDEMIAADIRVRKAIDRVAEAATGVEMKAEDARQKIWGIEPPEADVPELPAAEAGTEDQA
- a CDS encoding phage holin family protein — translated: MSEPDQADTGRNRGRLLTRALAVVAIDAAALLVIEGLLPGFDMHGRGAALATAVGVGLVNSLIWPVLSRFTLKLSVLTLGLWGLFLNALLVGLALTVMPWVRIDGLPEAILISVVMAILTSLFSSLFAIDEDSTWYYNVVRAQLKRRGDVLKSDQPGVVFLEIDGLAHDVLRRAMINGSAPAMASWLRAGSHRLQGWETDWSSQTGACQAGILHGNNGEMPAFRWWEKGPGKAIVTNHPRDAAEIERRQSDGHGLLAEDGASRANILSGDAPHSLLTMSTVLKSRGRIGRDYAAYFARPYGVIKTGLHTVAEIARERRDNRRQERTGIEPKISRSRTYAVMRAWATVIQLDLQVAAVIGDMLAGRPAIYTTFLAYDEVAHHSGIERPETLGSLRKVDREIDRIRRILPEAPRPYHLVVLSDHGQTQGATFLQRYGLTLEQLVEQATGIDAEGSGPEGEANPRAYISAGVEEASQEEGAVGTAAKAAARRDPNRDDLGLDPAPDQDGEEVPEVSVMASGCLGLVTFPREPGRLTRERIDRIHPDLIDTLSRHPGIGFVMVDSERGGVAIGAEGCHWLETGEIEGIDPLAAFGENTAAHVLRTHRFANCPDIMINSTWWPDLDEVAAFEELVGSHGGLGGPQSHPFVLHPTELPWPDQPVVGAEAIHRILKGWLPPVNPRDESETPPA
- a CDS encoding GNAT family N-acetyltransferase: MEIEIRPVTGDEFEAIIPLIVAYMEFYEVTGIGEDRIREYFGPFAGDRDDAWLHAAWDGADPVGFACYYRVRNSLAAADTLLLHDLYVKEDVRGGGVGRRLIETGIGIARSFGAPQLEWSTAPDNQVAQRLYDSTGAEKSTWLTYELKVE
- the clpP gene encoding ATP-dependent Clp endopeptidase proteolytic subunit ClpP yields the protein MSPLVPMVVEQTSRGERSFDIYSRLLNERIIFLGTGVNEDIANLVVAQLLHLDAEDPEKDISLYINSPGGSVYAGLAIYDTMQFIKPDVQTICVGIAMSMGALLLAGGAEGKRMSLPNSKILIHQVSSGFQGQATDIEIHANEIIDTRGRLDKILAKHTGQDLEKITHDTERDYFMSAEEATKYGIIDRVIEHR
- a CDS encoding MBL fold metallo-hydrolase: MSDSRTNRDRRDLRVTWGGHATVLLELDGVRLLTDPVLRKRVLHLARQVPPPGPDLLRDPDAILISHQHLDHLDLPSLKRFGRWTRVIAPAGAGPRLNRAGFVNVTELRTGERTAVGPVEVTAVYAEHDGRRYPFGTGIEALGYEIAGRQRIYFAGDTDLHPGLAEMVARPDLALLPIWGWGHKLGAGHMDPRGAARAAALLKPGLTVPIHWGTYFPIGMKRIRGSLLETPARAFDRQMTELAPDLDRRVLRPGESLTRPGGSPEAASP
- a CDS encoding DUF2252 domain-containing protein, with the protein product MNSDQPAGPPNPDHQPVSGKALRREVPRKSHGEWEPQPGRDPIGILLAQEMARVPELLPIRHGRMAASPFAFYRGGAAIMAADLAPTPATGIRVQACGDAHISNFGGYAAPDRRLIFDLNDFDETLPAAWEWDVKRMAASAVIAARENGADRQTARQIARTGARRYREVMRELADRSFWEVWHTRLDVKRMIKRLERARGKEAAIDLRRDTVKAGRKDSDRALRKLTETRGDDPRFASRPPLLVPVEELAGEEVLPGLWHRLENLLAIYRETLPDDRRFLLDHYRFVHMARKVVGVGSVGTRAWVLLLVSGRRRDPLVLQVKQAQESVLAPYAGASAYLRQGQRVVEGQRLTQAASDSLLGWLWAEGPEGVERDFYVRQLWDGKLSFNTDAMDEGNLTAYVWACGGALALAHARSGDRVAIAEYLGRSDTFDRAIAEFSDRYAARNRLDYEEFLARIDSGEIEATTGV
- a CDS encoding DUF4282 domain-containing protein; the encoded protein is MPVGPLTAGVIRGSNRVVTCTGTKLEGVVKMDRFFRDLYDFSFHDFVFPRIIKVIYVIGLALLGIGALIFVIGSFAQSVGMGLLTLLILAPLGFVLYSILMRIYLEIAMVLFRINEGIERQTAILTGQVPEAGGNLPETGAGPEQEQPQA